One region of Candidatus Polarisedimenticolaceae bacterium genomic DNA includes:
- a CDS encoding phenylalanine--tRNA ligase beta subunit-related protein has protein sequence MPELTIAPDIRQLVSAAVVAAEGLRIGAAGPNLTAEIDALAASLRAAYSGKSPGEIPGLSAARTLYRAFGLDPTSTRPSSEALVRRVLQGKPFPAVNAAVDVANLCSATFLLPIGLYDAAKIDGPVILRRGAPGESYPGIRKDDVHLDGRPVLSDRVGPFGNPSSDSARTAVDAATVSLLMVVFAPAGYDPAALISHEVFAQNAIDRHLRRA, from the coding sequence ATGCCCGAATTGACGATCGCCCCCGACATCCGGCAGCTGGTCTCGGCCGCGGTTGTCGCGGCGGAGGGGCTCCGCATCGGCGCCGCGGGGCCGAACCTGACGGCGGAGATCGACGCTCTGGCGGCCTCCCTGCGGGCCGCGTACTCAGGCAAGAGTCCCGGGGAGATTCCCGGCCTCTCGGCGGCGCGCACGCTGTACCGTGCGTTCGGCCTCGATCCGACGTCGACGAGGCCCTCGTCGGAAGCGCTCGTGCGCAGGGTTCTCCAGGGGAAGCCGTTCCCGGCGGTGAACGCCGCGGTGGACGTCGCCAACCTCTGCTCCGCCACCTTCCTGTTGCCGATCGGACTCTACGACGCGGCGAAGATCGACGGTCCCGTCATCCTCCGCCGCGGGGCGCCCGGCGAGTCGTACCCCGGCATCCGGAAGGATGATGTCCACCTCGATGGCCGGCCCGTGCTCTCGGACCGTGTCGGGCCGTTCGGCAACCCGAGCTCCGACTCAGCGCGTACCGCGGTCGACGCGGCGACGGTGTCGCTCTTGATGGTCGTCTTCGCGCCTGCCGGCTACGACCCCGCAGCGCTTATAAGTCATGAAGTTTTCGCGCAAAATGCGATCGATCGTCACCTGCGCCGTGCTTGA
- a CDS encoding sigma-70 family RNA polymerase sigma factor, whose amino-acid sequence MHALTRPRPETDGAAHAAAAALFEAHHERVYRVARRITGRAEDAEDVLQTVFLRIVRREDAPIRADEAASYFHRAATNASLDLIRRRRAARSESIDDADRFSDAAPSPEAQSRGDELQAKVREALAALSPRAAEIFVLRYFDGYGNREIARMLRTSWSTVAVTLHRTRAKLQKELKGDL is encoded by the coding sequence GTGCACGCCTTGACCCGACCCCGCCCCGAGACCGACGGAGCCGCCCACGCCGCGGCGGCCGCGCTCTTCGAGGCCCACCACGAGCGCGTCTACCGGGTCGCGCGACGGATCACCGGTCGCGCCGAAGATGCCGAAGACGTCCTTCAGACCGTCTTCCTCCGGATCGTGCGGCGGGAAGACGCTCCCATCCGCGCCGATGAAGCCGCGAGCTATTTCCACCGGGCCGCGACGAACGCGTCGCTCGATCTGATCCGGCGGCGGCGCGCCGCACGATCGGAATCGATCGACGATGCGGACCGCTTCTCCGATGCCGCCCCCTCTCCGGAAGCCCAAAGCCGGGGCGACGAGCTGCAAGCAAAGGTGAGGGAGGCGCTCGCTGCGCTCTCACCGCGAGCCGCGGAGATCTTCGTCCTTCGTTATTTCGACGGGTACGGGAATCGAGAGATCGCCCGCATGCTCCGCACGTCTTGGAGCACCGTGGCGGTCACGCTCCACCGGACCCGCGCCAAGCTCCAGAAAGAACTCAAGGGAGATCTGTGA
- a CDS encoding efflux RND transporter periplasmic adaptor subunit: protein MYRVWRGCQCRRAHSARLRPFGVGKALAIEPLTMGRQSRLLLVLFAACAAPACTTSLGTDRVQNPAAQAATPLPPGTVRLPRASLSYVKVAAVGVATGSVDVAAPAHVTFRDGARSRVGVPFSGRVVSVNVKTGDPVRAGDPLLTVAAPDAAAARTAREAARAALEEAQTAVEREDRMKDAGVGIERERLEAVAHLTTCRAESDQAEATARVIGEGRGLDLVVRAPISGMVIDVKTSTGASVEPGGDPLVEIGDPNALWVVADVADHDLPFVGPGSKAIIELDAASAPLTARVVAVGAVVSDALRTAPVRLALDAPPAGLRPGTFGRARIATTVSGTTLPSEAVLIKGGKETIVYVAAGDDLFERRVVSVGRPVEGRVRVLSGLAPGDQVVVEGALLLDGSAEQLL from the coding sequence ATGTACCGAGTGTGGCGTGGATGCCAGTGCCGCCGCGCCCACAGCGCGCGATTGCGCCCGTTCGGAGTAGGCAAGGCCCTTGCAATAGAGCCGCTCACGATGGGTCGACAGTCCAGGCTCCTCCTTGTTCTGTTCGCCGCCTGCGCCGCTCCGGCGTGTACGACCTCGTTGGGCACCGATCGGGTTCAAAACCCGGCGGCGCAGGCGGCGACACCCCTTCCCCCTGGGACCGTTCGACTCCCTCGTGCCTCCCTCTCCTACGTGAAGGTGGCGGCGGTGGGCGTGGCGACGGGTTCAGTCGACGTGGCGGCACCGGCGCACGTCACGTTCCGGGACGGCGCGCGCTCGCGCGTCGGTGTGCCGTTCTCGGGTCGGGTCGTGTCGGTCAACGTCAAGACCGGCGATCCGGTGCGGGCCGGCGATCCTCTCCTGACGGTGGCGGCTCCGGACGCGGCCGCGGCGCGCACGGCCCGCGAGGCCGCGCGCGCCGCGCTCGAGGAAGCGCAGACGGCGGTCGAGCGGGAAGACCGCATGAAGGACGCGGGTGTAGGCATCGAGCGCGAGCGACTGGAGGCGGTGGCGCACCTGACGACCTGCCGCGCCGAATCGGACCAAGCGGAGGCGACGGCGAGGGTCATCGGCGAGGGCCGTGGGCTCGATCTCGTCGTCCGTGCGCCGATCTCCGGTATGGTGATCGACGTCAAGACATCGACCGGCGCCTCGGTCGAGCCCGGCGGCGACCCGCTCGTCGAGATCGGCGACCCCAACGCGCTGTGGGTCGTGGCGGACGTCGCCGATCACGATCTTCCATTCGTGGGCCCCGGCTCCAAAGCCATCATCGAGCTGGATGCGGCCTCGGCGCCGCTGACCGCTCGCGTGGTCGCGGTCGGTGCCGTCGTGAGCGACGCGCTCCGCACGGCGCCCGTGCGGCTGGCGCTCGACGCGCCGCCGGCCGGCCTCAGACCCGGAACGTTCGGGCGGGCGCGCATCGCGACCACCGTGTCCGGAACGACCCTCCCGTCCGAGGCGGTCCTGATCAAGGGCGGGAAGGAAACGATCGTCTACGTCGCCGCCGGTGACGATCTGTTCGAGCGGCGCGTCGTCTCGGTCGGGCGCCCGGTGGAGGGACGAGTTCGCGTCCTCTCGGGCCTCGCCCCCGGAGACCAGGTCGTCGTCGAAGGAGCGCTGCTCCTCGACGGCTCGGCCGAGCAACTCCTCTGA
- a CDS encoding HAMP domain-containing sensor histidine kinase, producing MRVSSKLTVGISVVSLLIAGAHGWRQMVQERKDLRGAIERDLRTVGNAVQVSLEHALRDRQYTDIQGALDSLEGIAPDLDLFVFAPEGGLRARSIGSVDEPILRTFAARAASSRQPVLEIDAEQAWRATLGLPLVDDEGHDAGALVLVQPLVEVRRDLVDTRRGILVSLCILVIALTGVQALLGTLWVTRPLSALASGMQRLREGRPPHVAGTRRNDEVGRLGKEFDALVADLRVARDRIAREVESRLALEQGLQRVDKLVTIGQLSAGLAHEIGSPLQVMSGRARALMARSTHEDEVRKNAAVLADQSDRIARIVERLLLFGQRRTPRMAETDLAAPVRTVLDLMEPSARRRGISVAFQCPPEPPRVVADVDQIQQVALNLLKNALAATRDGGHISIRVGPGRIESPDGPIPAARLEIEDDGCGMTEDVRARLFEPFFTTRENEGGTGLGLPVVQSIVRAHGGSLGVVTSPGSGTKFTIDLPAQGASA from the coding sequence ATGCGGGTTTCGTCCAAGCTGACCGTGGGTATCAGCGTGGTCAGCCTCCTCATCGCCGGCGCGCACGGCTGGCGACAGATGGTGCAGGAGCGCAAAGATCTCCGCGGGGCGATCGAGCGCGACCTCCGGACCGTCGGGAACGCGGTCCAGGTGTCGCTCGAGCACGCCCTCCGCGACCGGCAGTACACCGACATCCAGGGCGCGCTCGACTCGCTCGAGGGGATCGCTCCCGACCTCGACCTCTTCGTCTTCGCGCCGGAAGGCGGTCTCCGGGCACGCTCGATCGGGAGCGTCGACGAGCCGATCCTGCGGACGTTCGCGGCACGGGCGGCCTCGTCCCGCCAGCCGGTCCTCGAGATCGACGCGGAGCAGGCGTGGCGGGCGACGCTCGGCCTCCCGCTCGTCGACGACGAAGGCCATGACGCCGGCGCGCTCGTCCTCGTCCAGCCCCTGGTCGAGGTGCGGCGCGACCTCGTCGACACCCGGCGCGGGATCCTGGTCTCGCTCTGCATCCTTGTGATCGCGCTCACCGGCGTTCAGGCGCTGCTCGGAACGCTCTGGGTGACCCGCCCGCTCTCCGCGCTGGCGAGCGGCATGCAACGCCTGCGCGAGGGACGGCCCCCTCATGTCGCCGGCACGCGCCGGAACGACGAGGTCGGCCGACTCGGCAAGGAGTTCGACGCGCTCGTTGCCGATCTCAGGGTGGCTCGCGACCGGATCGCGCGGGAGGTCGAGTCGCGTCTCGCGCTCGAGCAAGGGCTCCAGCGCGTCGACAAGCTCGTGACGATCGGTCAGCTCTCCGCCGGGCTCGCCCACGAGATCGGCTCGCCGCTCCAGGTCATGAGCGGGCGCGCTCGCGCGCTCATGGCCCGGTCCACCCACGAGGACGAGGTCAGGAAGAATGCGGCGGTCCTCGCGGACCAATCCGACCGGATCGCGCGGATCGTCGAGCGCCTGTTGCTGTTCGGGCAGCGCCGCACGCCGCGGATGGCGGAGACCGACCTCGCCGCTCCGGTGCGAACCGTCCTCGATCTCATGGAGCCGTCGGCGCGGCGGCGCGGCATCAGCGTCGCCTTCCAATGTCCGCCGGAGCCTCCGCGCGTCGTCGCCGACGTCGATCAGATCCAGCAAGTGGCCCTGAACCTCCTGAAGAACGCCCTCGCCGCGACGCGGGACGGCGGGCACATCTCGATCCGCGTGGGCCCCGGCCGGATCGAGAGTCCCGACGGGCCGATTCCGGCCGCGCGTCTCGAGATCGAGGACGACGGGTGCGGGATGACCGAGGACGTGCGCGCCCGCCTGTTCGAGCCGTTCTTCACCACGCGCGAGAATGAAGGGGGGACCGGGCTCGGCCTCCCCGTGGTCCAGTCGATCGTGCGCGCGCACGGCGGAAGCCTCGGCGTCGTCACGTCGCCCGGATCGGGCACGAAGTTCACGATCGACCTTCCAGCGCAGGGGGCCTCTGCATGA
- a CDS encoding FecR domain-containing protein, whose translation MSRHDDTRPSLDEIVDTIRTTTPSRDEIDGAAARVRTRLGLEGAAPAAETTVHIESCAGFQALIPAYLGGKLPRETALLLEDHSRECIPCRRALLIARQPAAYARSAADVPRRTSRTRLLAAAAVAAVAIVGAYTAWRVLPALGADPHLKVMRIDGNLFQVRAGDLVALRPGMTVSAKEAVRTAKDSGALVMMDDGSRIEMRDRTELAVDRGRDGSTVRLGAGAIIVEASPQGSGHLDVRTDDCLVAVKGTIFSVNHGTRGSRVSVVEGAVRVAADGRESLLKPGDQVTTTDALAAVSVQDEIAWSKDAERYDQLLRELASLRKDLDARVPNPAMRYRSELLDKMPDGTVLYAAIPNVTDALVESKRVFEEHIAQSEALQAWWNEHMRGPEQQKEMDETFERIQAYGHQLGDEIVVSLSMDAAGHVRGPIVTSVVKDPEALRRLIAKDLRSAPDGQEIADKASLTFDGNLMRLECKEHAAAAVAGGPWAVAPLHEKLQAAYAEGASWLFAADLKTMLGRVMQEAEAHGGHAEGLERTGLLDAEYVVFKRTEEPGGAEHRAEISFDQPRRGIAGWLASPAPLGAAEFVSPDASFMAAAVMRRPELLLSEALTWVGPGVMVKDDGNVALFEDLARTLGGDVVFALDGPVLPVPSWKLAIEVYDTEAFRRAFDALVAKANDQLAASGHEGRIVVEPVQAGNRTDWVVRYTGNGGSNTPMRYTFVDGYLVAAPSQVMIDHAIEQRQNGYTLTRSKEFQALLPTDGEVNVSAAVWQKLGPVVGQLAGQFSAIVDSEEARRLEAMAGESRPRLVTAYAEPQRIVVGSRGEAGIGSLLGSIMSANELQMLGRLAERAKADRTP comes from the coding sequence ATGAGCCGACACGACGATACCAGGCCGTCCTTGGACGAGATCGTCGACACGATCCGGACGACGACGCCTTCGCGGGACGAGATCGACGGCGCGGCGGCGCGCGTGCGCACGCGCCTCGGTCTCGAAGGCGCGGCTCCCGCCGCCGAGACCACCGTTCACATCGAGAGCTGCGCCGGATTCCAGGCGCTGATCCCCGCTTACCTCGGCGGGAAGCTGCCCCGCGAGACCGCGCTCCTCCTCGAAGACCACAGCCGCGAGTGCATCCCGTGCCGTCGCGCGCTCCTCATCGCGCGGCAGCCGGCGGCGTACGCGAGATCGGCGGCGGATGTCCCCCGACGGACGTCGCGCACGCGTCTCCTCGCCGCCGCGGCGGTGGCGGCGGTGGCGATCGTCGGCGCGTACACGGCGTGGCGGGTCTTGCCCGCGCTCGGCGCCGATCCGCACCTGAAGGTCATGCGCATCGACGGCAATCTGTTCCAGGTCCGCGCCGGCGACCTCGTCGCCCTGCGGCCCGGGATGACCGTCTCGGCGAAGGAAGCGGTGCGGACGGCGAAGGACTCGGGAGCGCTCGTCATGATGGACGACGGCTCGCGCATCGAGATGCGCGACCGCACCGAGCTGGCCGTCGACCGGGGGCGCGATGGGAGCACCGTCCGCCTGGGCGCCGGCGCGATCATCGTCGAGGCCTCGCCTCAGGGCTCGGGACACCTGGACGTCCGCACCGACGATTGCCTCGTCGCGGTCAAGGGCACGATCTTCTCGGTGAACCACGGCACGCGCGGATCGCGTGTCTCCGTCGTCGAGGGCGCCGTGCGCGTCGCCGCCGACGGGCGCGAGAGCCTCCTGAAGCCGGGCGACCAGGTCACGACGACCGACGCGCTCGCGGCGGTCTCCGTCCAGGACGAGATCGCCTGGAGCAAGGACGCCGAGCGGTACGACCAGCTCCTCCGCGAGCTGGCATCCCTGCGCAAGGACCTCGACGCCCGGGTTCCCAACCCGGCGATGCGGTATCGCTCGGAGCTGCTCGACAAGATGCCCGACGGCACTGTCCTGTACGCGGCGATCCCGAACGTCACCGACGCCCTCGTCGAGTCGAAGCGGGTCTTCGAGGAGCACATCGCCCAGAGCGAGGCGCTCCAGGCGTGGTGGAACGAGCACATGCGCGGGCCCGAGCAGCAGAAGGAGATGGACGAGACGTTCGAGCGCATTCAGGCGTACGGCCATCAGCTCGGCGACGAGATCGTCGTGTCGCTGTCGATGGACGCCGCCGGTCACGTCCGCGGACCGATCGTGACGTCCGTCGTGAAGGACCCGGAGGCGCTCCGGAGGCTGATCGCGAAGGACCTCCGGTCGGCTCCCGACGGCCAGGAGATCGCCGACAAGGCGTCGCTGACGTTCGACGGCAATCTCATGCGCCTCGAGTGCAAGGAGCACGCGGCGGCCGCGGTCGCCGGCGGCCCGTGGGCCGTCGCCCCTCTCCACGAGAAGCTCCAGGCCGCATATGCCGAAGGAGCCTCGTGGCTCTTCGCCGCCGACCTCAAGACGATGCTCGGCCGCGTGATGCAAGAGGCCGAGGCGCATGGCGGCCACGCCGAGGGGCTCGAGCGGACGGGCCTCCTCGACGCCGAGTACGTCGTCTTCAAGAGGACCGAGGAGCCGGGCGGCGCCGAGCACCGCGCCGAGATCTCGTTCGATCAGCCGCGGCGCGGGATCGCCGGGTGGCTCGCGTCGCCCGCGCCCCTCGGCGCGGCCGAATTCGTCTCTCCCGACGCCTCGTTCATGGCCGCGGCGGTGATGCGCCGGCCCGAGCTGCTGCTGTCCGAAGCCCTCACCTGGGTCGGACCCGGCGTGATGGTCAAGGACGACGGGAACGTCGCCCTCTTCGAGGATCTCGCACGGACCCTCGGCGGCGACGTCGTCTTCGCGCTCGACGGTCCCGTCCTCCCGGTTCCCTCGTGGAAGCTGGCCATCGAGGTCTACGACACGGAAGCGTTCCGCCGGGCGTTCGACGCCCTGGTGGCCAAGGCGAACGATCAGCTCGCCGCGTCGGGACACGAGGGACGAATCGTCGTCGAGCCGGTTCAAGCCGGGAACCGAACCGATTGGGTCGTGCGTTACACCGGGAACGGAGGGAGCAACACGCCGATGCGTTACACGTTCGTCGATGGCTATCTCGTCGCGGCGCCGAGCCAGGTGATGATCGACCACGCGATCGAGCAGCGGCAGAACGGGTACACGCTCACGCGCTCGAAGGAATTCCAGGCGCTCCTGCCCACGGACGGCGAGGTCAACGTCTCGGCCGCAGTCTGGCAGAAGCTCGGCCCGGTCGTCGGGCAGCTCGCGGGTCAGTTCTCCGCGATCGTCGACTCCGAAGAGGCGCGGCGCCTCGAGGCGATGGCGGGCGAGAGCCGGCCGCGTCTCGTCACCGCTTACGCCGAGCCGCAGCGCATCGTGGTCGGCTCGCGCGGCGAGGCCGGCATCGGTTCGCTCCTCGGGTCGATCATGTCGGCGAACGAGCTGCAGATGCTCGGCCGCCTCGCGGAACGGGCCAAGGCGGACCGGACCCCGTGA
- a CDS encoding RNA-binding protein: MGTRLYVGNLPFSADDDQVRELFGQNGRNVVEVKLVTDRDTGRPRGFGFVEMGSSEDADSAIRDLNGREFGGRPLTVNEARERSSGGGGGFGGGGGYGGGRSGGGGGGRGGNRRY; this comes from the coding sequence ATGGGTACGAGACTGTACGTCGGCAACCTTCCCTTCAGTGCGGACGACGATCAAGTCCGCGAGCTCTTCGGTCAGAACGGCCGCAACGTGGTCGAGGTCAAGCTCGTCACGGATCGCGACACCGGCCGCCCGCGCGGTTTCGGTTTCGTGGAGATGGGATCGTCCGAGGACGCCGACAGCGCGATTCGCGATCTGAACGGACGTGAGTTCGGAGGCCGGCCGCTGACCGTCAACGAGGCGCGTGAGCGCAGCTCGGGCGGCGGTGGCGGGTTCGGCGGCGGTGGTGGCTACGGCGGCGGTCGCAGCGGTGGTGGCGGCGGCGGTCGCGGCGGCAATCGCCGGTACTGA
- a CDS encoding ABC transporter ATP-binding protein produces MTGPGAIELQGLGVRFGARPILHDLTATMSGRAIGLLGPNGAGKTTLLHTLLGFHAPASGGARMHGKDVVREAMALKGIVGYMPESDAFIAGITAVRFVRMMAELSGLPPGAALERAHETLQYVGLGEARYRTLEGFSLGMKQMAKLAQAIVHAPKILFLDEPTNGLDPPARARMIRLVKEIRDSGQAQIVLSSHLLRDVEECCDEVLVLKDGAIAFHGDLEEERKANRKFLQVETRGDERAFAAAAEALGCTCALVSPGRLRMVLPESVAVRDLYKLAAAQQLQIRKLDYKRDSLQDIFLKAMEGSLGRL; encoded by the coding sequence GTGACGGGACCCGGCGCCATCGAGCTCCAGGGATTGGGCGTGCGCTTCGGCGCACGTCCGATCCTGCACGATCTTACCGCCACGATGTCCGGGCGGGCGATCGGACTTCTGGGCCCGAACGGCGCCGGGAAGACGACCCTCCTCCACACCCTGCTCGGATTTCACGCTCCCGCCTCCGGCGGCGCCCGGATGCACGGCAAGGACGTCGTCCGGGAGGCGATGGCGCTCAAGGGCATCGTCGGCTACATGCCGGAGAGCGACGCCTTCATCGCGGGGATCACCGCCGTCCGGTTCGTCCGGATGATGGCCGAGCTGTCCGGGCTCCCGCCGGGTGCCGCGCTCGAGCGGGCGCACGAGACGCTGCAGTATGTCGGGCTCGGCGAGGCGCGCTACAGGACCCTCGAGGGGTTCTCGCTCGGCATGAAGCAGATGGCCAAGCTCGCGCAGGCGATCGTCCACGCGCCGAAGATCCTCTTCCTGGACGAGCCGACGAACGGCCTCGATCCGCCGGCGCGCGCGCGGATGATCCGCCTCGTCAAGGAGATCCGCGATTCGGGCCAGGCGCAGATCGTCCTCTCGTCGCACCTCCTGCGCGACGTCGAGGAATGCTGCGACGAAGTGCTCGTGCTCAAGGACGGCGCGATCGCGTTCCACGGCGACCTCGAAGAGGAGCGGAAGGCGAACCGGAAGTTCCTCCAGGTCGAGACGCGCGGCGACGAGCGCGCCTTCGCCGCCGCCGCCGAGGCGCTGGGATGCACGTGCGCGCTCGTGTCGCCGGGCCGGCTCAGGATGGTGCTCCCGGAGTCGGTCGCGGTGCGCGACCTTTACAAGCTCGCCGCGGCGCAGCAGCTCCAGATCCGCAAGCTCGACTACAAGCGGGATTCCTTGCAGGACATCTTCTTGAAAGCGATGGAGGGGTCCCTTGGCCGTCTATGA
- a CDS encoding sigma-54 dependent transcriptional regulator, producing MSARKRRLLVLDDDPEVVSYLTEELEREAFAVTGATDPADALARIERDNFDLVISDIEMPGMRGTDLLAAIQSRRPDQLVVLITAFGSIDLAVRSIHAGAADFVAKPFRIEALLLVVERALRERQMRHEIVRLRRRLAEDPDPTVVAVSPAMRRAVDLARRAAGTDATVLLTGESGTGKGELARIIHESGPRRNGAFVRLNAAALPATLVESELFGVKRGAFTDAKEDRKGLFVAASAGTLFLDEVGELAPETQAKLLHVLESGRVRPVGSVEELDAHARVVAATNRPLETLMAEGRFRADLYYRINVIRIDVPPLRDRREDILPLIDGLLGRACERLGRPVAGISKDAMRLLMAHDWPGNVRELANTLERAVALSDHDTIVAEDLAGIGARPAAATVISPALGLTLAELSRDYARRVLDAHEGNKAAAARALDIDRRTLYRMLGNGEGDEAETG from the coding sequence ATGAGCGCGCGCAAGCGCCGTCTGCTGGTGCTCGACGACGATCCCGAGGTCGTCTCCTATCTCACCGAGGAGCTCGAGCGCGAGGCGTTCGCCGTCACCGGCGCCACCGACCCCGCCGACGCGCTGGCGCGGATCGAGCGCGACAACTTCGACCTCGTGATCTCCGACATCGAGATGCCCGGGATGCGCGGGACCGATCTGCTCGCGGCGATCCAGTCCCGGCGCCCGGACCAGCTCGTCGTCCTGATCACGGCGTTCGGGAGCATCGACCTCGCCGTGCGCTCGATCCACGCCGGCGCCGCCGACTTCGTCGCGAAGCCGTTCCGCATCGAGGCGCTCCTCCTCGTCGTCGAGCGCGCGCTCCGCGAGCGCCAGATGCGGCACGAGATCGTGCGCCTGAGGCGCCGCCTCGCCGAGGATCCGGACCCGACCGTCGTCGCCGTGAGCCCCGCGATGCGGCGCGCCGTCGATCTCGCGCGGCGCGCGGCGGGGACCGATGCCACGGTCCTCCTCACCGGCGAGAGCGGGACCGGAAAAGGCGAGCTGGCGCGGATCATTCACGAGAGCGGGCCGCGCCGCAACGGAGCGTTCGTGCGGCTGAACGCCGCGGCGCTCCCGGCGACCCTCGTCGAGTCGGAGCTCTTCGGCGTGAAGCGCGGGGCGTTCACCGACGCCAAGGAAGATCGCAAGGGTCTTTTCGTCGCGGCCTCGGCGGGCACGCTCTTCCTCGACGAGGTCGGCGAGCTGGCGCCCGAGACCCAGGCGAAGCTCCTCCACGTGCTCGAGTCGGGCCGCGTCCGCCCGGTCGGCAGCGTCGAGGAGCTCGACGCGCACGCGCGGGTCGTCGCGGCAACGAACCGGCCTCTCGAGACCCTCATGGCCGAAGGGCGCTTTCGCGCCGATCTCTACTACCGCATCAACGTCATCCGCATCGACGTGCCGCCGCTTCGAGACCGTCGCGAGGACATCCTCCCGCTCATCGACGGCCTCCTCGGCCGCGCCTGCGAGCGCCTCGGGCGGCCGGTCGCGGGGATCTCGAAAGACGCCATGCGGCTCCTCATGGCCCACGACTGGCCGGGGAACGTGCGGGAGCTGGCAAACACGCTCGAGCGCGCGGTCGCGCTCTCCGATCACGACACGATCGTGGCGGAGGACCTCGCGGGGATCGGCGCGCGGCCGGCCGCGGCGACGGTCATATCCCCTGCCCTCGGCCTCACGCTCGCCGAGCTGTCGCGCGATTACGCGCGGCGCGTCCTGGACGCGCACGAGGGGAACAAGGCGGCCGCCGCGCGCGCGCTCGACATCGACCGCCGCACGCTCTACCGGATGCTCGGGAACGGCGAAGGCGACGAAGCGGAAACGGGTTAA
- a CDS encoding ABC transporter ATP-binding protein produces the protein MIVLDNVSKFYGEVLGVNRVTLTVGPGITSLVGPNGSGKTTLMNLIAGLLRPTQGTLSILGVPPDRPELLGRLVGYCTQYDAFPPGLTGYEFVHATLRLHGLPESRCRELAARAIARVGLTEAAGRRVAGYSKGMRQRIRLAQSIAHDPKVIVLDEPLNGLDPMARAETIALFRQLADEGRFVLLSSHILHEVDLLSDRVILVHHGYVVAEGKIAGVRDEIEQHPAQVLVRCDRPALVASRIFELDSAVEIKIHDDRRGLLVHTRDADKFYLLLNRLVLEHELDLEAVMPADEDVQAVYKYLIEQEGPPS, from the coding sequence GTGATCGTCCTCGACAACGTCTCGAAGTTCTACGGCGAGGTCCTCGGCGTGAATCGCGTGACGCTCACGGTCGGACCCGGGATCACGAGCCTCGTCGGGCCGAACGGCTCGGGAAAGACGACGCTCATGAACCTGATCGCGGGCCTCTTGCGTCCGACCCAGGGCACACTCTCGATCCTCGGCGTCCCCCCGGACCGGCCGGAGCTCCTCGGTCGACTCGTCGGCTACTGCACGCAGTACGACGCCTTCCCTCCGGGGCTCACCGGCTACGAGTTCGTCCACGCCACCCTTCGCCTGCACGGCCTGCCCGAATCACGCTGCCGCGAGCTGGCCGCGCGCGCGATCGCGCGGGTCGGCCTGACCGAGGCCGCGGGACGCCGCGTCGCGGGGTACAGCAAGGGGATGCGGCAGCGGATCCGCCTCGCGCAGTCGATCGCGCACGACCCGAAGGTCATCGTGCTCGACGAGCCGCTCAACGGCCTCGACCCGATGGCGCGCGCCGAGACGATCGCCCTCTTCCGGCAGCTCGCCGACGAGGGGCGGTTCGTCCTCCTTTCGAGTCACATCCTCCACGAGGTCGATCTCCTCTCCGACCGCGTCATCCTCGTCCATCACGGATACGTCGTCGCCGAAGGGAAGATCGCCGGCGTCCGCGACGAGATCGAGCAGCACCCGGCGCAGGTCCTCGTGCGATGCGATCGTCCGGCGCTCGTCGCGTCGCGGATCTTCGAGCTCGACAGCGCGGTCGAGATCAAGATCCACGACGACCGCCGAGGGCTCCTCGTCCACACGAGGGACGCCGACAAGTTCTATCTGCTCCTGAACCGCCTCGTGCTCGAGCACGAGCTCGACCTCGAGGCGGTCATGCCCGCCGACGAGGATGTCCAGGCGGTCTACAAGTACCTCATCGAGCAGGAGGGTCCCCCGTCGTGA